The following nucleotide sequence is from Carboxydothermus pertinax.
AATCATGGGTTAAAATTTTAGCTTTTAACTTCTGAGCCAGCTTTACCAGCCTTACATCAACTTCCTCATTACTATTTTCGGGATAATCCACGATTTCTACAGGAAAAGCATTTTTTAATTGATTTAAGATATCAAGACCTCTTCTCCCTCGATTTCTTTTTAAATTATCCGAGGAATCGGCAATATGGCGTAGCTCATCAATTACAAAGGAAGGCACCAGTAAAGTACCTTCAATAAAACCGCTATAGCAGAGGTCCAAAATTCTACCATCAATAATGACGCTGGTATCAAGAATCTTTGGATTTTGCAGGCTTACCCCAGGTTCTTCCGGAACTCTTTTAATTTTAGGAATAAAATTTAAAAAACCAAATAGTTCCTCCCGCTTTTTTACCGCTACACTTAAACCTAAATAGCATAAAACTCCCGTTAATAAAATCCACAAAGTATTAGCTATCCAGGGTATAAGCGGTATCGCCAAGATCACATTTCTTAAAAGGTTGGCAATAATCAAGCCAACTATAAGTCCCAAAGTTCCACTCACAATATCCGCCACTGGCATCTTGGTAATTTTTCCCTCAAGCCACCGGGTTGTCGCCATCCCTTTTTGCCAAACATAGGGTGAAGTAAAAAAACCTATTATAAGTCCCAAAATCCCTAACACTGCCCAGCTAAGATACATGGCATAAGAAGGTAGCGGCAAAATATCTGCCAGCGGTATAACTTCAAGATAATACCCAATGGTTGCGAAGATTCCGCCAATTACCAAAGAGAAAAAAACCCGAAAAATTTTTTCCGCCAATTTTTCACCTCCATGTTTAATGTATCAAGTTTGAGCAATAGCTCTTTCCACCATAGCCAATACTTTATCTTCTTCTTCTTCTAACACTAGAATAAGCTCACTTACTAGGATTTGTCGAGCACTTTCCAAAAGCTTTTTTTCACCGGTAGATAAACCTTTTTCCTTTTCCCGTCGTCGCAAGTCCCGTACCACATCAGCAATTGCCAAAATATCATTGCTCTTTATTTTATCAACATGGCTTTTATACCTTTTATTCCAATTGGAGTGAATCTTTTCCTTACCTTCTTTTAACACCGAAAACACCAGGTCAACCTTTTCGCGGTCAATTACCGGCCTAAGACCCACCCTTTCTACTTTTTCGACCGGCAACCAAAGGACCATATTGGTTGCCCAAAAAGAGAGGACATAATACTT
It contains:
- a CDS encoding CarD family transcriptional regulator, encoding MFNIGAKVVYPMHGAGVIRDIEERLAAEKVIKYYVLSFWATNMVLWLPVEKVERVGLRPVIDREKVDLVFSVLKEGKEKIHSNWNKRYKSHVDKIKSNDILAIADVVRDLRRREKEKGLSTGEKKLLESARQILVSELILVLEEEEDKVLAMVERAIAQT
- a CDS encoding PIN/TRAM domain-containing protein gives rise to the protein MAEKIFRVFFSLVIGGIFATIGYYLEVIPLADILPLPSYAMYLSWAVLGILGLIIGFFTSPYVWQKGMATTRWLEGKITKMPVADIVSGTLGLIVGLIIANLLRNVILAIPLIPWIANTLWILLTGVLCYLGLSVAVKKREELFGFLNFIPKIKRVPEEPGVSLQNPKILDTSVIIDGRILDLCYSGFIEGTLLVPSFVIDELRHIADSSDNLKRNRGRRGLDILNQLKNAFPVEIVDYPENSNEEVDVRLVKLAQKLKAKILTHDYNLNKVAELQGVKVLNINELANAIKPVVIPGEEMVVMVIKEGKEQGQGVGYLDDGTMIVVEGGKKYIGQQINMVVTSVLQTAAGRLIFGKPKEK